In Akkermansia muciniphila, the DNA window TGCCCGCGGCGCAGCCATGGGGACGGTGTTTACCGTACGGGCCTATCCCGGGGAAAGCATGGACGCGGCACAGACGGAAAAAGCCTGCACGGAGGCTCTGGCTTGTGCCGTTCACTGGGAAAAGGTGATGTCCGCCATGGATGCGGAGAGCTCCCTGGCCGCATTTAACGCAGCGGAGAGCGGCGTTGCCGTGCCCGTATCCCCGGAGCTGAAAAAGGTTCTGCTCCTGGCGCTGAAATATGCCCGCCTGACGGACGGCGCTTTCGATTTTACGCTGGGGCCGTGCATCCGCCTGTGGAAGAAGAGCCGCCGCCGGGGCGTTCTCCTATCCCGTGAGGAGCTGGAATGTGCACGCCGGGCTTCCGGTTGGGAAAAGCTGTGCGTGGGGAAGAGAGGGGCGCTCAAGAAGGTTCCCGGAATGAGGGTGGACCTGGGAGGCATCGGCAAAGGGTTTGCCGTGGACCGGATGGCGGAGCTTTTAAGGGGGAAAGGGGTGCTTTCCTTCTTCATTGACAGTACCAGCGACGTTCTGGCGGGAGCTCCCCCGCCCGGGGAGAAGGGATGGCGGTTGCGGGTGGACGCCGGGTACGGGGAGGGAAGGACGCTGCTGTTGAGTCATGCCGCCGTTTCCACCTCCGGGAATGCCTGCCAGATGGTGAAGATTGGCGGAGTGGAGTATTCCCACGTGCTGGACCCGCATACGGGGCTGGGCGTTACCGAAGGGCGGCAGGTGAGCGTGCAGGCGCCTTCCGCAGCCATGGCGGATGCCCTGGCGACGGCTGCCTGCGTGATGAGTGAAGAGGATTTCCGTTCCCTGGCGGAGGGGCTGCCCGGAGTTTCCCTGGTAAGTTCTTTCCTGGATTCCTAGTTTTCCGCGGGAGACGGGTATGGCGCACATGGGTCCCGCAGAAAAATTCATCATGAAAGAAGGGGGACGGCTGGGGCGTTGTTAGTAGACACTCATATCACGTTCATGAAAATCTCCCCGTTATTTATTTCCGCCCTGATGGGCGCTGCCGTCTCCGCGACCTCTGGCGCGGAATTTCCGAATCCTTATCCTGCCGCGGAACCCGGAGTGCGCCTGACGCCTGAGACGTCTCCCGCGCCCTCCATCAACGGAGCGTGCGTGTTTGGGGCAAGGCCAGGTTCCAGCGTGTTGTTCCAGGTTCCGGTTTCCGGGGAAAGGCCCATGAAGATTCAGGCGTCAGGACTTCCTCCGGGGCTGAAGATGACTCCGGGCGGCCTGATTACGGGGAAGGCTCCCGCAAAGAGGGGAGAATACAAGGTCACGCTGGAGGCGGCCAACAGCCTTGGGAAGGATTCCGGGGAATGGGTGCTGAAGGTAGGGGACGAGCTTTGCCTGACGCCTCCCATGGGGTGGAGCAGCTGGTATTCCTTCAGTGAGGCCGTGGGGCAGGACAACGTGCTCAAGACGGCCCGGCTGTTTGTTAAACTCGGATTGACCAACCATGGCTGGAATTACATTAACATTGACGATTGCTGGCAGGGGGTGCGCGGAGGGAAGAATGGCGCCATCCAGCCCAACAAGCGTTTTCCGGACATGAAGGCCATGTGCAGCGCCATCCATGCCATGGGAATGAAAGCAGGCATTTATTCAACCCCGTGGATGGGGACGTACGCCGGATTCATCGGCGGCAGCGCGCCCAACGAGAAGGGGGATTATACGGAACTGACCATTCCGGAGAAGGACCGCAAGCAGGAGAACCAGGTGTTTGGCGGCTATCCGGGAGTGCATCGGAGGAAGGCGGACCGCACGGGCCCCGTGTGGTTTTTTGACCGGGACGCCAGGCAATGGGCGGAATGGGGGTTTGATTATGTGAAGGTGGACTGGAACCCCAACGATGTGCCCACGACGGAACGCATCCGCAAGGCGCTGGACGCAAGCGGGCGGGACATCGTGCTGAGCCTTTCCAACGCCGCTCCGTATGAGCAGGCGGAGGGGCTGGCCAGGCAGGCCAACCTGTGGCGGACTACAGGGGATATAGAGGACCACTGGGGCAGCGTCAGCAGGATAGGTTTTTCCCAGGAACGCTGGCAGAAGCACATGCGCCCCGGGCATTGGAATGATCCGGATATTCTTCAGATCGGGAAGCTGGGGAAACCCAATCATGCCAATACCACGTTTGTGCAGACACGGCTCTCTCCGGATGAGCAGTACACGCACGTGACCCTGTGGTCCCTGCTGTCCGCTCCGCTGATTATTTCCTGTGATCTGGAGAACATTGATTCATTCACGATGGGCCTTCTTACGAATGACGAGGTGATTGCCGTGGACCAGGACCCGGCGGCCCGTCCGGCCCGCAAGGCGTGGCACCAGGGGGATTTCCAGGTTTGGACGAAGGAGCTGTCCGACGGCTCCGTGGCGGCGGGCTTTTTCAATACGGGAGGCGCCAGGGGCGTTCTGAGCGTGAACCTGGGGGAACTTGGCCTGCCGGATACGTATGAGGTGCGCGACCTCTGGAAGCGCGCCGACCAGGGCGAGGTGAAGGGGAAGATGTCCGTGGAGCTTAACAGCCACGGAGCTTCCATGTTCCGGTTCATCAAGAAGAACTGATGAGCGGGATAAGGATAAAAAAGAACCGTTCCGGGATGACCGGAACGGTTTTAAAAGGATTTGATGTGACTTGCCTTGACCTCCTGGCGGACTTAGGCGGCAATGCCGAAGTGCTGCTGGATGGAGGCGAAAATCTTGTCGCGGCGGGCGCGGGCTTTTTCGATGTCACGGGTCTTCAGAGAGAATCTCAGGCGTTCGGCCGTTGAGTCAGGCTTGTGAACCGTAACGTGGCACCACCATACCCCCCTGTTGTTCCACAGGTGATGGTTGGGGTTGTCATCATTAATTCTCAGAGCGATTTTGGTTTGGGCTTTCATCTGTGTGATCTTTTCCAGTAGTGGACTCTTTATTTACGTCCTTTGGTATATTAATGTTTCAATAAAACCTTCAACTTGGAGGTGCCTCACTTAAGCAGATGATCCCTTGTCTTTTTGGACATCTTTTCTTTCAGTTGCTCACCTCGTTGAAGCCTTAGAGTTCAAGTGGTGTAACAACGTTCAAAAAAAGAATCTTTTTACAGGAGACCTACCTTTTTAAGAGTATTGTAAGCACCGTTCTTGTTAATCGTACGCAGCGCCTTGGCGGAAATCTTCATTTTAACGAACTGGCCCAGTTCAGGAACCCAGATGCGTTTTTCCTGGAGATTGGGGAAAACGGTACGATTGACAGTCTTAGTGACGTGACGACCAATACCGCCCTTTTTCTTGGCAAGACCGGAGCGATGGATACGACGACCTTTGTGAGGCATGGTGCCTCGGATGATGCAAATTCGGGACATGGCAATCGAAGTTATTGTTAATACGAGAGAGATAATCTAGCGTATTTTCGCCTAAGGTCAAGAATAACCGGATAAAAGACTCGGAATTTGTTCGGGCGGCTCCCGGGGGCGTGCCGGGAGAACGTATCCGGTTCCCGGAGGCGGCCGGGACCTGGGAAGGGAGGGAATTTTGAGGTGGAGCCTGGCGGCCGCGCGAATTTCCGCGAGATTAAATGTCCCTTTTGGAACGTTATTTCCTTCAGAGCCTTCCGGACCTTTATTGAAGGAGGAATCCGGGAATGATCCTGATTGACCCGGAAACGGTATGGCTGCGTAAAACGTACCCGGCGCTTGCACGGGGGGATGCTCCGTGAGAGATTGTGAACATGAATGAAAATCATTATGCAGAGTTTTCCGAGTGCAGCATGAAGCCCCAGGATGTGCTGGAGTATGTTTCCGGTCCCATGCCGGTTCCAGCGGAAGAGGAAGTCCTGATCCGGATGAAGGCCGCTCCCATTAATCCGGCGGACATCAACTTTGTCCAGGGCGTGTACGGCGTGAAGCCCGTGCTCCCCCATTCCCGCGCCGGGCTGGAAGGCTGCGGGGTGGTGGAAGAGTCCCGCGCGGAGGGCTTCCGCAAGGGGGATGAGGTGATTCTGCTGAGGGGCGTGGGTTCCTGGAGCGAGCATGTGGCGGTTCCCTCCGTGAATGTGATGAAGCTTCCCGTGAAGGTGGATCCGGTCCAGGCCGCCATGCTGAAGGTTAATCCCCTGACGGCCCTGCGCATGCTGGAGGGGTTTGTGTCCCTGGTGCCGGGGGATTGGGTGGTGCAGAACGCCGCCAATTCCGGCGTGGGGAGGTGCATTATCCAGCTGGCCCGCGAGATGGGCGTCAAGACGGTGAATTTTGTGAGAAGGCCGGATGAATTAAGGGATGAACTGACCGCCCTGGGGGCCGACCTGGTGGTGGGAGAGGATGATGAGGACGTGGTGAAGAAGACGCTGGCCCGCCTGGACGGGAGAAGACCCGTGCTGGCCTCCAATGCCGTGGGCGGGGAAAGCGCCCTGCGCCTGATGGATATGCTGGCTCCCGGAGGCAGCATGGTGACGTATGGCGCCATGAGCAGGAAGAGCATCAAGGTGCCTAACGGGTTCCTGATTTTCAAGGGCATCAGGCTGGAGGGCCTGTGGGTGACGCAGTGGCTCAAGAATGCTCCGGTTCCGGATATTGAGGCCGCTTACGACAAGCTGGCGCGCCTGATGGCGGACGGCAGGCTGGTGCAGGCCGTGGATACCGTTTATCCGCTGAGCGACGTGCGCCAGGCCGTGGAAAAGGCCCAGGAAGAGTTCCGCAGCGGCAAGGTGGTATTGAGCATGGACCGTGCCTGATGCGGGAGGGGAAAGAACATTTGTTTTCCCAGACTGCGGAACGCTGGAGGGATTTTTTCAGCGTTCCGTGGTTCGGGTGGTATTGGCTGCTGGCCTGGGTGATGGCGGGGCTGAGCCTTTATTCCATGTGGCAGGCCGGTGATTTTTTTCTGGAAAAGAGCCGCTTTGCCCGGAAGGGCCTGTGTACGGAGGGGACGGTGCGGAACATCACGGAGGATACGGTGAAGTTGTGGAGCCGTTCGCGGGCCATGGGGACGTCCGGTCCCTCTCTGGACATATGGGCGCCGGAAGTGCGGTTCCTGCCGCAGACCGGGGAGGGGGAAGTGGTGTTCCAGTCTCCAGCCTTTCTATTCTGGTCTGCCTATTCCCGGGGGGACCGGGTGACGGTCTGCTACCCGCCGGAACGTCCGGAAGACGCCCGTGTGGCGGACAGCTTCATCTGGTGGCCGGAAACGCGCGGGGCCCTGTGGCTGATGGCGTTTCTGCTTGCCGGAGGAACGGTCCTGCTGAGGAAGAGGGACGTACGGAGTTCCGTAGGCGCGTAAAGCAGGGATTGCGCCGCGGCACGGCGCCGTTTGCCGTTTCAGCCAAGCGTGGAATCAAGCCATGTGCTGAGGATTTCCACGGCGGCCACCTGGTCGATGATGGGGCGGAAGCTTTTTTCCTTTTTCCCGGCGGCGTGCAGTTTTTCCTGGGCGATGACGGTCGTAAGGCATTCGTCCATGAATATCATCGGCAGGCCGGGAAGTGCGGCGGCCAGTTCCTTGCCGAAGGCGCGGACCTTGGCGGCGGCGGTTCCTTCCGTGCCGTCCATGCGCACGGGGATGCCCAGCACCAGGGTGCGGATTCCCCGCTCCTGCACGAGCTGGACGATGCGGGTGACGCCGTCCGTTTTGTGCCTGTGGATGGTTTCCACGGGATGGGCCATGATTCCTACGGGGTCCGTAGCGGCTATGCCGATGCGGGCTTCTCCGTAGTCAATGCCCAGGGCCGGATGCTGGGGAGTCATCTGAGATCGTCCGGGAGCTGGTTGACGATTTTTTTAATTTCGTCCGCCTTGTTTTTATCCGCAATGAGGATGGCGTCCGCCGTCTCCACGACGATCAGGTTTTCCACGCCCAGCAGGGCCACGTGCTTGTCCCCGCGCTGGGAAAAGACGATGTTTCCGGAGGCGTCCTGCACGGTAAGGTCCGTGTTGGCGCTGTTCCGGCTGTGGTCTTCCAGATAGTTGGCTACGGAGATCCATGAGCCTACGTCATCCCAGTCAAAGGTGGCTTCAAAGTTCAGCACCCGGTCCGCGTTTTCCATCAGCGCGAAGTCAATGGAGATGGGCGTGAGTTCCGGGAATTCCTCACGGAGGGTTTCCTGCTTGTCCGGGGATTCCGCGATGTGTTCCACGAAGGAGGCCAGCTCCGGGCAGTGCTTGTCAAGCTGCTCGCACACGGTGGGAATGCTCCAGACGAACATGCCGGCATTCCAGCAGAAGTTCCCCTGGTCCAGGTAGGCGGCGGCTGTAGCCGTGTCCGGCTTTTCCCGGAACTGGACGACTTCCCGGCAGGAGCATCCCGGAGCGGAGCCTGTTTCCTCCCCGCGTTCAATGTAGCCGTAGGAGGGGCACGGCCAGGTGGGCTTGATGCCCACGGTGACGAGCGCCTTTTCCCGGGCCGCCGTATCCATGGCGGCTTTCATCAGGGAGCGGAAGGCCGCCTGGTCCTGAATGAGCTGGTCCGAGGGGATGACGAGCATGACTCCGTGCGGGTCCGCCGCCTTGATGAGGCCGATGCCCAGGGCGATGGCGGGGGCGGTGTCCCGGCGCACGGGCTCGGAGATGATGTTGCTTGCGGGGATGTCCGGGGCCTGCCGGCGCACTTCCGCTTCCTGAAGGTGGTTGGTCAGGATGAAGATGTTCTGCCGGGGCACCAGGCCGTCCAGCCTGTCGATGGCCTGGCGGAGGAGGGTTCCTTCTCCGAACATGTTCAGGAGCTGCTTGGGGCGGTGGTCCCGTGAAAGCGGCCAGAAACGGGTGCCGCTTCCGCCGGCTAAAATGAGAGCGTATTGGTTCATGGCGATTCCGTAAGGATAGGTTCTAAGAAGAGGTCAGAGCGCGCCGAAGCGGCGCTTTCTGCGGGAATAGTCCAGCAGGGCGGCTTCCATGTCCCGGTCGCTGAAGTCCGGCCACAGCGTGTCTGTCACATAGAGTTCCGAATAACTGATCTGCCAGAGCAGGAAGTTGGAGACGCGCATTTCCCCGGAGGTGCGGATGAGCAGGTCCGGTTCCGGCATGCCGGCGGTGTCCAGGTGCTGGTTGAAGAGGTCTTCCGTGACTTGGTCCGGGTGGAGTTCCCCCCGGGCGGCTTTTTCCGCAATTTTTCTGGCGGCGCCGGTGATTTCCGCCCTGCTGCCGTAGGAGAGGGCCAGAACCAGGTTGAGCCTGGTGTTTTCCCTGGTGGCCTCCATGCTGGATTGAAGCAGCTTCTGGGTGCGTTTGGGCAGGCGGGAGATGTCTCCGATGGCACGGAGGCGTACGCCTTTTTCCTGCATCTGGCTGAGGCGTTTTTTCAGGAACTCATGCAGGAGGATCATCAGGGCATGAACTTCCATTTTCGGGCGGTTCCAGTTTTCCGAGGAAAAGGCGTAAAGGGTAAGCCAGGGAATGCCGTGGTCAATGCAGAAGTCCACGCAGTGTTCCACGGTATCCGCCCCCGCACGGTGCCCTGCCTGGCGCGGCAGATGGCGGCTGTGAGCCCAGCGCCCGTTGCCGTCCATGATGCAGGCAATATGAACCGGCAGTTTTTCCTTGGGAATGGTAAGCATAGATAGATGTGGCTCCGCTACTCTAGTCCATGACCGGGTCCAGTTCAACACGCAAGTTTTTCAGGATGTATTCCTGCCTTTCGCGCGTATTTTTCCCCATGTAGAAGGAAAGGAGGTCTTTCACCTTGTGGGAATCTTCCAGACGCACGCGGTCCAGGCGCATTCCGTCCCCGATGAAGGCTTTGAATTCCTGGGGGGAGATTTCCCCAAGACCCTTGAAACGGGTAATTTCCGGGTTTTTCCCCAGCAGGGCGATGGCCGCTTCCCGTTCCGCGTCCGAGTAGCAGTAAATGGTCTGCTGCTTGTTGCGCACGCGGAAGAGGGGCGTTTGAAGGATGAAGAGGTGGCCCTCCCGGATCAGTTCCGGGAAGAATTGGATGAAGAAGGTCATCAGCAGGATGCGGATGTGCATGCCGTCGTCATCGGCGTCCGTGGCGATGACCACTTTGTCATAGCGCAGGTCTTCCAGCCCGTTTTCAATGTTCAGGGCATGCTGGAGGAAGTTGAATTCCTCGTTTTCATAGACGACCTTGCGGCTCATGCCGAAGGAGTTCAGGGGCTTGCCCCGCAGGGAGAAGACCGCCTGGATTTCCGCGTCGCGCGCTGTGGTGATGGAGCCGGAGGCGGAGATGCCTTCCGTGATGAACAGGGTGGTTTCCCCCGCGCGGGCGTGCTTGGAGTTGTAGTGCACGCGGCAGTCCCGGAGGTTCTTGTTATGGATTTTTGCCTTGCGGGCGTTTTCACGCGCCAGCTTCTGGATGCCGGAGAGTTCCTTGCGGTCGCGTTCGGAGTCCTTGATCTTGGCTTCCAGCGCTTTGGCCGTTTCCGGATTCTTGTGCAGGTAGTTGTCCAGCTCTCTGGCAATGAAGTTGCCTACGAAGGTGCGGATGGTTTCCCCCTCCGGGCTGATGGTGTTGGATCCCAGCTTGGTCTTGGTCTGGGATTCAAAGACGGGTTCCTTCACCTTGATGGAGATGGCGGCCACGAGGGAGGAGCGGATGTCCCCGGCCTCATAGTTCTTTTTGTAAAAGTCCCTCAGCGTTTTGACGATGGCTTCCCGGAAAGCCGCCTGGTGCGTGCCCCCCTGCGTGGTATGCTGCCCGTTGACAAAGGAGTAGTGCTCTTCCCCGTACTGGCCGCCATGGGTGAAGGCCACCTCGATGTCATGCCCTTCCAGGTGGATGATGGGGTACAGCGGCTCCTCGCTCATGGCCTCCGTGAGCAGGTCCAGAAGGCCGTTTTTGGAGACGTAGCGGCGTCCGTTGTAGTGCAGGGCCAGCCCCTTGTTGAGGTAGGAGTAGTACCGGCACATTTTTTCAATGTATTCCGGACGGAACTGCGTGTTTACCGGGAAAATGTCCGCATCCGCATGGAACGCCGTGCGCGTGCCGTTGGGTTCCTCCGTGGCGCCGTCCTTCCGCCCCCTGGGGATTTCCTCCCCGCGGCAGAACTGGTAGGAGCGGGTTTCCCCGTCCCGGTAGGCCTGGATTTCAAAGAAGTCGGAAAGGGCGTTGACCGCCTTGATGCCCACGCCGTTGAGACCCACGGATTTCTTGAAGGCGTCGCTGTCGTACTTGGCTCCGGTATTAATCTTGGCGGCGCAGTCCAGCAGTTTGCCCAGGGGAATGCCGCGGCCGAAGTCGCGCACCTCGCACAGGCCGTCCGGAGTCACGTCAATCGTGATTTTCTTGCCGTAGCCCATGACGAATTCGTCAATCGAGTTGTCGATAACTTCCTTCAGCAGGACGTAAATGCCGTCGTCCGGAGAGGTGCCGTCGCCCAGTTTGCCGATGTACATCCCCGGACGCATGCGGATGTGCTCCCTCCAGTCCAGGGTTTTAATGCTGTTTTCGTCGTAGGCCATGTGCAGCGGGGTCGCGCCTATTATAGCGGGGCCCCCGGAATTTGCGAAGAAAAAATGCGTGTCCGCCCATTTGCGCCCAATGGGGGCTTGACCCGGAGGCCGTCCCTTGGTGGAATCCATGACGTATGATCAGCTGCAGCGCTCCGTGCA includes these proteins:
- a CDS encoding FAD:protein FMN transferase; this translates as MSSFFRQFFVAAGWLCLLIAVGMDCAHGAEKEGAPLKPFFCMHAADGRVTARGAAMGTVFTVRAYPGESMDAAQTEKACTEALACAVHWEKVMSAMDAESSLAAFNAAESGVAVPVSPELKKVLLLALKYARLTDGAFDFTLGPCIRLWKKSRRRGVLLSREELECARRASGWEKLCVGKRGALKKVPGMRVDLGGIGKGFAVDRMAELLRGKGVLSFFIDSTSDVLAGAPPPGEKGWRLRVDAGYGEGRTLLLSHAAVSTSGNACQMVKIGGVEYSHVLDPHTGLGVTEGRQVSVQAPSAAMADALATAACVMSEEDFRSLAEGLPGVSLVSSFLDS
- a CDS encoding glycoside hydrolase family 27 protein → MKISPLFISALMGAAVSATSGAEFPNPYPAAEPGVRLTPETSPAPSINGACVFGARPGSSVLFQVPVSGERPMKIQASGLPPGLKMTPGGLITGKAPAKRGEYKVTLEAANSLGKDSGEWVLKVGDELCLTPPMGWSSWYSFSEAVGQDNVLKTARLFVKLGLTNHGWNYINIDDCWQGVRGGKNGAIQPNKRFPDMKAMCSAIHAMGMKAGIYSTPWMGTYAGFIGGSAPNEKGDYTELTIPEKDRKQENQVFGGYPGVHRRKADRTGPVWFFDRDARQWAEWGFDYVKVDWNPNDVPTTERIRKALDASGRDIVLSLSNAAPYEQAEGLARQANLWRTTGDIEDHWGSVSRIGFSQERWQKHMRPGHWNDPDILQIGKLGKPNHANTTFVQTRLSPDEQYTHVTLWSLLSAPLIISCDLENIDSFTMGLLTNDEVIAVDQDPAARPARKAWHQGDFQVWTKELSDGSVAAGFFNTGGARGVLSVNLGELGLPDTYEVRDLWKRADQGEVKGKMSVELNSHGASMFRFIKKN
- the rpmB gene encoding 50S ribosomal protein L28 translates to MSRICIIRGTMPHKGRRIHRSGLAKKKGGIGRHVTKTVNRTVFPNLQEKRIWVPELGQFVKMKISAKALRTINKNGAYNTLKKVGLL
- a CDS encoding MDR family NADPH-dependent oxidoreductase, with the protein product MNENHYAEFSECSMKPQDVLEYVSGPMPVPAEEEVLIRMKAAPINPADINFVQGVYGVKPVLPHSRAGLEGCGVVEESRAEGFRKGDEVILLRGVGSWSEHVAVPSVNVMKLPVKVDPVQAAMLKVNPLTALRMLEGFVSLVPGDWVVQNAANSGVGRCIIQLAREMGVKTVNFVRRPDELRDELTALGADLVVGEDDEDVVKKTLARLDGRRPVLASNAVGGESALRLMDMLAPGGSMVTYGAMSRKSIKVPNGFLIFKGIRLEGLWVTQWLKNAPVPDIEAAYDKLARLMADGRLVQAVDTVYPLSDVRQAVEKAQEEFRSGKVVLSMDRA
- a CDS encoding DUF3592 domain-containing protein, with product MFSQTAERWRDFFSVPWFGWYWLLAWVMAGLSLYSMWQAGDFFLEKSRFARKGLCTEGTVRNITEDTVKLWSRSRAMGTSGPSLDIWAPEVRFLPQTGEGEVVFQSPAFLFWSAYSRGDRVTVCYPPERPEDARVADSFIWWPETRGALWLMAFLLAGGTVLLRKRDVRSSVGA
- the ruvX gene encoding Holliday junction resolvase RuvX, giving the protein MTPQHPALGIDYGEARIGIAATDPVGIMAHPVETIHRHKTDGVTRIVQLVQERGIRTLVLGIPVRMDGTEGTAAAKVRAFGKELAAALPGLPMIFMDECLTTVIAQEKLHAAGKKEKSFRPIIDQVAAVEILSTWLDSTLG
- a CDS encoding mannose-1-phosphate guanylyltransferase, encoding MNQYALILAGGSGTRFWPLSRDHRPKQLLNMFGEGTLLRQAIDRLDGLVPRQNIFILTNHLQEAEVRRQAPDIPASNIISEPVRRDTAPAIALGIGLIKAADPHGVMLVIPSDQLIQDQAAFRSLMKAAMDTAAREKALVTVGIKPTWPCPSYGYIERGEETGSAPGCSCREVVQFREKPDTATAAAYLDQGNFCWNAGMFVWSIPTVCEQLDKHCPELASFVEHIAESPDKQETLREEFPELTPISIDFALMENADRVLNFEATFDWDDVGSWISVANYLEDHSRNSANTDLTVQDASGNIVFSQRGDKHVALLGVENLIVVETADAILIADKNKADEIKKIVNQLPDDLR
- a CDS encoding isoprenyl transferase; its protein translation is MLTIPKEKLPVHIACIMDGNGRWAHSRHLPRQAGHRAGADTVEHCVDFCIDHGIPWLTLYAFSSENWNRPKMEVHALMILLHEFLKKRLSQMQEKGVRLRAIGDISRLPKRTQKLLQSSMEATRENTRLNLVLALSYGSRAEITGAARKIAEKAARGELHPDQVTEDLFNQHLDTAGMPEPDLLIRTSGEMRVSNFLLWQISYSELYVTDTLWPDFSDRDMEAALLDYSRRKRRFGAL
- a CDS encoding DNA topoisomerase IV subunit B, with the translated sequence MAYDENSIKTLDWREHIRMRPGMYIGKLGDGTSPDDGIYVLLKEVIDNSIDEFVMGYGKKITIDVTPDGLCEVRDFGRGIPLGKLLDCAAKINTGAKYDSDAFKKSVGLNGVGIKAVNALSDFFEIQAYRDGETRSYQFCRGEEIPRGRKDGATEEPNGTRTAFHADADIFPVNTQFRPEYIEKMCRYYSYLNKGLALHYNGRRYVSKNGLLDLLTEAMSEEPLYPIIHLEGHDIEVAFTHGGQYGEEHYSFVNGQHTTQGGTHQAAFREAIVKTLRDFYKKNYEAGDIRSSLVAAISIKVKEPVFESQTKTKLGSNTISPEGETIRTFVGNFIARELDNYLHKNPETAKALEAKIKDSERDRKELSGIQKLARENARKAKIHNKNLRDCRVHYNSKHARAGETTLFITEGISASGSITTARDAEIQAVFSLRGKPLNSFGMSRKVVYENEEFNFLQHALNIENGLEDLRYDKVVIATDADDDGMHIRILLMTFFIQFFPELIREGHLFILQTPLFRVRNKQQTIYCYSDAEREAAIALLGKNPEITRFKGLGEISPQEFKAFIGDGMRLDRVRLEDSHKVKDLLSFYMGKNTRERQEYILKNLRVELDPVMD